The Leishmania mexicana MHOM/GT/2001/U1103 complete genome, chromosome 32 genome has a window encoding:
- a CDS encoding putative DNA repair enzyme: MKRGRSRSQSTDSAAAEKRSHTEQEEVALFLFRRDLRVVDNTGLQALCNEAARRSIPVLPAFFFNPIQCDKKRNPYFGDAFFQFFCESLVDLDGATQLNGGLVCLRGSDEDCLRRIRDGGYEVKVLGFNEDYTPFALVRDRLLRDYADKQGIVCVTGPHDYSLRPLDEVVKDSEQPYSVFTPFYNKFTAEHARKVAKPLLVNVRKVQSMLVSQPKKCLEHHLVDPALLYTHMPQVQDHGGRTEGLKRLACVERLKQYADVRDDIAGDCTSHLSPHMKCGTVSTREVWHASVQALGTGHPFTRQLVWREFYAMLAFTRPRLLQGQLNSFIGQKDIVKATQPKQNAPFQPSYDDYKWRWKAEHFEAFKEGRTGVPLVDAAVRCLTATGWCHNRCRLVISNFAVKVLGIDWRECERWFATVAVDYDVANNNGGWLWSSGQGADAQPYFRTFNAFRQSERFDPDCKFVFQWVPELAKVPPSVVHHWEEYCARARDKATGTYSRKRGAQGKAEEYPTSYPAPIVDIKAATKAVIEEYKKYGKYKES; the protein is encoded by the coding sequence ATGAAGCGTGGCCGCAGTCGCTCCCAGTCCACCgactcggcggcggcagagaagagGTCGCAcacggagcaggaggaggtggcgctgtTTCTCTTCCGCCGCGACCTGCGCGTGGTGGACAACACCGGCCTGCAGGCGCTCTGCAACGAGGCCGCGCGCCGTTCCATCCCGGTACTGCCGGCGTTCTTCTTCAACCCAATTCAATGCGACAAGAAGAGGAACCCGTACTTTGGCGACGCCTTTTTCCAGTTCTTCTGCGAGTCCCTCGTAGACTTGGACGGCGCGACGCAGCTCAACGGTGGACTGGTGTGCctgcgcggcagcgatgaGGATTGCCTGCGGCGCATCCGAGACGGCGGCTATGAGGTTAAAGTGCTTGGGTTCAACGAGGACTACACCCCGTTTGCCCTCGTGCGCgatcggctgctgcgcgactACGCGGACAAGCAGGGCATTGTGTGCGTGACGGGGCCTCACGACTACTCGCTGCGTCCTCTGGATGAGGTGGTCAAGGACTCCGAGCAGCCGTACAGCGTCTTCACTCCGTTCTACAACAAGTTCACGGCCGAGCATGCGCGCAAGGTGGCGAAGCCGCTGTTGGTGAACGTGAGGAAGGTGCAGTCGATGCTGGTGTCGCAGCCGAAGAAGTGCCTGGAGCATCACCTGGTGGATCCCGCGCTTCTGTACACGCACATGCCGCAGGTGCAGGACCACGGCGGTCGTACAGAGGGGCTGAAGCGATTAGCTTGCGTGGAGAGGCTGAAGCAGTACGCAGATGTCCGCGACGACATCGCGGGAGACTGCACCTCGCACCTCAGTCCGCACATGAAGTGCGGCACGGTGTCGACGCGGGAGGTGTGGCACGCCAGCGTGCAGGCGCTCGGCACCGGGCACCCGTTCACTCGACAACTTGTGTGGCGAGAATTCTACGCGATGCTGGCCTTCACGCGCCCACGGCTCTTGCAAGGGCAGCTGAACTCCTTCATTGGCCAGAAGGACATTGTCAAGGCGACGCAGCCGAAACAGAATGCACCGTTCCAGCCGTCGTACGACGACTACAAGTGGCGCTGGAAGGCAGAGCACTTCGAGGCGTTCAAGGAGGGGCGCACCGGTGTACCGCttgtcgacgccgccgtgcggTGTCTGACTGCCACCGGCTGGTGCCACAACCGCTGCCGCTTAGTCATCTCCAACTTTGCCGTCAAGGTGCTCGGAATCGACTGGCGTGAGTGTGAGCGGTGGTTTGCGACAGTGGCTGTGGACTACGACGTCGCGAACAACAACGGTGGCTGGCTGTGGTCCTCAGGCCAGGGTGCGGACGCGCAGCCGTACTTTCGCACCTTCAACGCATTCCGCCAGTCGGAGCGCTTCGACCCGGACTGCAAGTTCGTCTTCCAGTGGGTGCCGGAGTTGGCGAAGGTGCCGCCGAGCGTCGTGCACCACTGGGAGGAGTACTGTGCGAGGGCTAGAGACAAGGCGACTGGTACCTACTCGAGGAAGCGGGGTGCCCAAGGGAAGGCAGAGGAATACCCCACGTCGTATCCCGCGCCCATTGTGGACATCAAGGCCGCCACCAAGGCGGTCATTGAAGAGTACAAGAAGTACGGCAAGTACAAGGAGAGCTAG
- a CDS encoding putative d-xylulose reductase encodes MVLMQSLVLEKKGELTIREVDVCDELGPHDCRVKIHSVGICGSDVHYYEHGHIGPFVVEKPMILGHEASGTVVAVGAEVKNLKTGDRVALEPGIPRWNSAQTLTGLYNLDPELTFFATPPVHGCMSTTIIHPAALCFKLPDNVSYEEGALCEPVAVGMHSATKAGIKPGDVGLVIGCGTIGIVTALSALAGGCSEVIICGSRDERLEIAGRYPGLRAVNTSREGELQCAVAEATEGNGCDVVFECGGAASAFPLIYENAAPGATCVLVGMPVEPVPVDIVMAQAKEITFQTAFRYRNVYPRIIRLLSSGKMDVKPLISAKFAFKDSVKAYERAMNRDPKDMKIMIQMES; translated from the coding sequence ATGGTCCTCATGCAGAGCCTCGTGCTGGAGAAAAAGGGCGAGCTGACAATTCGCGAGGTGGATGTGTGCGACGAGCTCGGCCCGCACGACTGTCGCGTGAAGATCCACAGTGTGGGCATCTGTGGGAGCGACGTGCACTACTACGAGCACGGCCATATCGGACCCTTTGTGGTGGAGAAGCCGATGATCCTTGGCCACGAGGCCTCCGGGACGGTTGTAGCGGTGGGTGCAGAGGTGAAGAACCTGAAGACAGGCGACCGCGTTGCGCTGGAGCCGGGCATTCCGCGCTGGAACTCTGCGCAGACGCTGACCGGGCTGTACAACCTGGACCCCGAGCTGACGTTCttcgcgacgccgccggtgcaCGGGTGCATGTCGACGACCATCATTCACCCCGCCGCGCTGTGCTTCAAGCTTCCAGACAACGTGAGCtacgaggagggcgcgcTGTGCGAGCCGGTCGCCGTTGGCATGCACTCGGCGACGAAGGCCGGCATCAAGCCCGGCGACGTGGGCCTCGTGATCGGGTGCGGCACGATCGGGAtcgtgacggcgctgtcCGCGCTTGCGGGCGGATGCTCTGAGGTGATCATCTGCGGCTCGCGCGACGAGCGGCTGGAGATCGCGGGCCGCTACCCTGGCCTGCGCGCGGTGAACACCTCGAGGGAGGGCGAGCTGCAGTGCGCCGTTGCAGAGGCGACGGAGGGCAACGGCTGCGACGTTGTGTTCgagtgcggcggcgcggcatcgGCGTTCCCTCTGATCTACGAGAACGCCGCGCCTGGCGCGACTTGCGTGCTTGTGGGAATGCCGGTGGAGCCCGTGCCGGTGGACATTGTAATGGCGCAGGCCAAGGAGATCACGTTCCAGACGGCTTTCCGCTACCGCAACGTGTACCCGCGGATCATCCGCCTGCTGAGCTCCGGCAAGATGGACGTGAAGCCGCTGATCAGCGCCAAGTTCGCGTTCAAGGACAGCGTGAAGGCCTACGAGCGCGCGATGAACCGCGACCCGAAAGACATGAAAATTATGATCCAGATGGAGAGCTAG